In one Streptomyces sp. NBC_01288 genomic region, the following are encoded:
- a CDS encoding ATP-binding protein produces the protein MIGLIDTEGDCAEWTFPADPGAVRTARVAVRGQLRDWDLDALADIAALLVSELVTNALRHATGPIGVRLVRPVGPAGVLLVEVSDPLPDPPRERVARPEDESGRGLQLVAGACVRWGTRPGGTGKTVWFELAVPG, from the coding sequence GTGATCGGCTTGATCGACACCGAAGGCGACTGCGCCGAGTGGACCTTTCCCGCGGACCCCGGAGCCGTCCGCACCGCGCGCGTCGCCGTCCGCGGCCAGTTGCGGGACTGGGACCTCGACGCCCTCGCCGACATCGCGGCGCTGCTCGTCAGTGAGCTGGTGACCAACGCGCTGCGGCACGCCACCGGCCCCATCGGCGTCCGGCTGGTCCGGCCCGTCGGCCCGGCCGGTGTGCTGCTGGTCGAGGTCTCCGACCCGCTGCCCGATCCGCCCCGCGAACGCGTCGCCCGCCCCGAGGACGAGAGCGGCCGGGGTCTCCAACTGGTCGCCGGCGCCTGCGTCCGCTGGGGCACCCGGCCCGGCGGGACGGGCAAGACCGTGTGGTTCGAGCTGGCCGTACCCGGGTGA
- a CDS encoding SPOR domain-containing protein, with protein MNDGTITLPWLVIRQDDNGNRYRVGRYATRAEAQKTADSLDDRGHKQLYWVERIGQSEDATRN; from the coding sequence ATGAACGACGGCACGATCACTCTTCCCTGGCTCGTGATACGGCAGGACGACAACGGCAATCGCTACCGCGTGGGGCGGTACGCGACCCGCGCCGAGGCCCAGAAGACCGCGGACAGCCTTGACGACCGCGGACACAAGCAGCTGTACTGGGTCGAGCGGATCGGGCAGAGCGAGGACGCCACCCGCAACTGA
- a CDS encoding (deoxy)nucleoside triphosphate pyrophosphohydrolase: MTTRIVVVGAALFDDGGRLLAARRSAPPELAGRWELPGGKVEPGERPDAALVRELREELGVDAETVERVPGEWPLKPPYVLQVWTARLLPGSAEPAPLEDHDELRWLTPADIWTVDWLDQDVPAVRETLALLDAGAR; the protein is encoded by the coding sequence ATGACGACACGGATCGTGGTGGTCGGCGCCGCCCTGTTCGACGACGGCGGCCGACTGCTCGCCGCCCGCCGCAGCGCACCTCCCGAACTGGCCGGACGCTGGGAACTCCCCGGCGGCAAGGTCGAACCCGGAGAGCGCCCCGATGCCGCGCTGGTGCGCGAGTTGCGCGAGGAACTCGGCGTCGACGCCGAGACCGTGGAGCGCGTCCCGGGGGAGTGGCCGCTGAAGCCGCCGTACGTCCTCCAGGTCTGGACGGCCCGGTTGCTCCCGGGCTCCGCGGAGCCCGCGCCCCTCGAAGACCACGACGAACTGCGCTGGCTCACCCCCGCCGACATCTGGACCGTCGACTGGCTCGACCAGGACGTGCCCGCCGTACGGGAGACACTCGCGCTCCTCGACGCGGGGGCGCGCTGA
- a CDS encoding SpoIIE family protein phosphatase produces MSEIPAKATESEDPSDRARAEAASRIDVPGDDGVTVADVMAGVSGGEAMTVGDAMWQSSPPGSIYDYIKVASFSIGPDGLVDQWSLRAEQLFGIPTERAVGMDPIEAFVDPELHERGQRKMAEILDGREWTGVVPFKAPGTAGGEPGKEGLAEVYVMPTRTEEGERAAVCIVVDVRILRRIETDLAASQSIFGQSPFGFLLIDPDLRVRRANQQIANTFGGSPDDHRGRGVQDYLQSPEAERVTATLRRVLETGNSITDMHVTGLVPGSEERRHWSINLYRVHSGSGRPIGIAWLGTDVTARRAAAREAASARRNLALLNEAGARIGNSLDLETTARELLDVVVPGFCDLATVDLYQGLLAGDETPPGRADGSAELRRVAFASAVSDAPFVGGGAPVAVGAVHHYPFNSPCADALRTARPQYVPAEEGGPVQSTLAVPMVAHDTVVGLAQFARTKGSEPFGDRDRDLAVELAARAAVCIDNARLYRREHERALILQRSLLPPGDPEASGLDIACRYLPGNAATEVGGDWFDVIELPGHRTALVVGDVMGRGLRAAVAMGELRTAVRTLALLDLEPAEVLSALDEIARGLGTPGGVQQATRAARRPREADLAEVYLATCIYAVYDSVTRRCTFANAGHLPPVLVEPGEAALMLDVPPGMPLGVGGEPFEEVEVELPEGALLALYTDGLVESRDHPLDEGLQAFVGALTDPATRGSSDGNPPTAAALNAETHRDLEDVCDHVLSTLDTHHGEDDIALLMARVQGLPADSVGDWTLPREPRSVGRAREYARARLQSWDLEPLIDTAELLVSELVTNALRYGEGEIRLRLLLDRTLVCEVWDAGLVQPRRRRARDTDEGGRGLQLVGLLSAAWGSRRTPRGKTVWFELPLPDGENGLVDPAEALLSLF; encoded by the coding sequence GTGAGCGAGATACCAGCGAAGGCCACGGAGTCCGAGGACCCGTCGGACCGCGCGAGGGCTGAGGCCGCGAGTCGCATCGACGTGCCCGGAGACGACGGCGTGACCGTCGCCGACGTCATGGCGGGTGTGTCCGGCGGCGAGGCGATGACCGTCGGCGACGCCATGTGGCAGAGCAGCCCACCCGGTTCGATCTACGACTACATCAAGGTCGCCTCCTTCTCCATAGGCCCCGACGGGCTCGTCGACCAGTGGAGCCTGCGGGCCGAGCAGTTGTTCGGCATCCCCACGGAGCGCGCGGTGGGCATGGATCCCATCGAGGCGTTCGTCGACCCCGAACTGCACGAGCGCGGCCAGCGGAAGATGGCCGAGATCCTGGACGGCCGGGAGTGGACCGGAGTGGTCCCCTTCAAGGCGCCGGGGACCGCCGGGGGCGAGCCGGGCAAGGAGGGTCTCGCCGAGGTCTATGTGATGCCGACCCGGACCGAGGAGGGCGAGCGGGCCGCCGTCTGCATCGTCGTCGACGTCCGCATCCTGCGTCGTATCGAGACCGATCTCGCCGCCTCGCAGTCGATATTCGGTCAATCTCCGTTCGGGTTCCTGCTGATCGACCCCGACCTGCGGGTCCGGCGGGCCAACCAGCAGATCGCCAACACCTTCGGCGGCAGCCCCGACGACCACCGGGGCCGGGGCGTGCAGGACTATCTGCAGAGCCCCGAGGCCGAGCGGGTCACCGCCACCCTGCGCCGCGTCCTGGAGACCGGCAACTCCATCACGGACATGCATGTCACCGGCCTGGTACCCGGTTCCGAAGAGCGCCGGCACTGGTCCATCAACCTCTACCGCGTGCACAGCGGCAGCGGCCGCCCCATCGGCATCGCCTGGCTCGGCACCGACGTCACCGCCCGCCGCGCAGCCGCCCGCGAGGCCGCCTCCGCGCGGCGCAATCTCGCCCTTCTGAACGAGGCCGGCGCCCGGATCGGGAACTCCCTCGACCTGGAGACCACGGCCCGCGAACTCCTCGACGTCGTCGTCCCCGGCTTCTGCGACCTCGCGACCGTCGACCTCTACCAGGGCCTCCTGGCCGGCGACGAGACCCCGCCAGGGCGTGCCGACGGCAGCGCGGAACTCCGCCGGGTGGCCTTCGCCAGCGCGGTCTCCGACGCCCCCTTCGTGGGCGGCGGCGCACCTGTCGCGGTCGGCGCGGTCCACCACTACCCCTTCAACTCGCCCTGCGCGGACGCCCTGCGCACCGCCCGCCCGCAGTACGTCCCCGCCGAGGAGGGCGGCCCGGTCCAGTCCACGCTGGCCGTGCCGATGGTCGCCCACGACACCGTCGTAGGACTCGCGCAGTTCGCCCGGACGAAGGGCAGCGAGCCGTTCGGGGACCGGGACCGGGATCTCGCGGTGGAGCTGGCGGCGCGGGCCGCCGTCTGTATCGACAACGCGCGGCTGTACCGGCGTGAGCACGAACGGGCGTTGATACTGCAACGGTCCCTGCTCCCGCCCGGCGACCCGGAGGCCTCCGGCCTCGACATCGCCTGCCGCTACCTGCCCGGGAACGCGGCGACCGAGGTCGGCGGCGACTGGTTCGACGTCATCGAACTCCCCGGCCACCGCACCGCGTTGGTGGTCGGAGACGTGATGGGACGCGGTCTACGCGCGGCGGTGGCGATGGGCGAACTCCGCACGGCCGTCCGCACGTTGGCCCTCCTGGACCTCGAACCAGCCGAAGTCCTCTCGGCGTTGGACGAGATCGCCCGCGGCCTCGGCACACCCGGCGGAGTCCAGCAGGCCACCCGGGCGGCCCGCCGCCCCCGCGAGGCGGACTTGGCCGAGGTGTATCTGGCCACCTGCATCTACGCGGTCTACGACTCGGTGACCAGGCGCTGCACCTTCGCCAACGCGGGCCACCTCCCGCCGGTCCTGGTGGAACCGGGCGAGGCCGCGCTGATGCTCGACGTCCCACCGGGTATGCCCCTAGGGGTCGGCGGCGAGCCCTTCGAGGAGGTGGAGGTCGAACTCCCCGAAGGCGCACTGCTGGCGCTCTACACGGATGGACTGGTCGAGTCCCGCGACCACCCGCTGGACGAGGGCCTCCAGGCGTTCGTAGGCGCGTTGACGGACCCGGCGACCCGTGGTTCGTCCGACGGCAACCCGCCCACCGCGGCGGCACTGAACGCCGAGACCCACCGCGACCTGGAGGACGTCTGCGACCACGTCCTCAGCACCCTCGACACCCACCACGGCGAGGACGACATCGCGCTCCTCATGGCCCGCGTCCAGGGCCTGCCGGCCGACTCGGTCGGCGACTGGACCCTGCCGCGCGAACCACGCAGCGTGGGCCGCGCCCGCGAGTACGCCCGCGCCCGCCTCCAGTCCTGGGACCTCGAACCCCTCATCGACACCGCCGAGTTGCTGGTCAGCGAACTGGTGACGAACGCGCTGCGGTACGGCGAGGGCGAGATCCGGCTCCGTCTGCTGCTGGACCGCACCCTGGTGTGCGAGGTCTGGGACGCGGGCCTGGTCCAGCCGCGCCGCCGCCGCGCCCGCGACACGGACGAGGGCGGCCGGGGCCTGCAACTGGTCGGCCTCCTGTCGGCGGCGTGGGGCTCCCGCCGGACGCCACGCGGAAAGACGGTGTGGTTCGAACTGCCGTTGCCGGACGGGGAGAACGGGTTGGTGGACCCGGCGGAGGCGTTGCTGAGCCTGTTCTGA